Proteins co-encoded in one Streptomyces sp. JH34 genomic window:
- a CDS encoding NlpC/P60 family protein, translated as MSGRVARALCTAVLSAAVAASPAVAEPSGPEPAPAAGPAPQSVAGLLKQLQTLYQDAEEAGELHNGTEEKLKKRAAEAGRLRGALAEARAALVSGRRDAGRLARDQYQGRTDFSMYLRLLLAEDPARALEQSHVIERAQAGRSAVVDRLAGAERHAEVLAARSRAAQDRQRELAAQRKKQYDTVQTRLKAIEAMLASLSAEQLEALSALEEKKIGEAQDALTASGALSSVRPPSEEGGEAVRYAVEQLGKPYVWGAEGPETFDCSGLTSQAWSAAGRNIPRTSQEQWRRLPKVPLGKLRPGDLVVYFPKATHVALYIGDGLVVQAPRPGATVKVSPLASNPLLGAVRPDPDGEPLSSYTLPDLPEDATSGPDTGYDAPDA; from the coding sequence GTGTCGGGCAGAGTCGCACGCGCCCTCTGCACGGCGGTGCTGTCAGCGGCCGTCGCCGCGTCGCCCGCCGTCGCCGAGCCGTCCGGACCGGAACCCGCACCGGCGGCAGGACCGGCTCCGCAGAGCGTGGCGGGGCTGCTGAAGCAGTTGCAGACGCTCTATCAGGACGCCGAGGAGGCGGGCGAGCTCCACAACGGCACCGAGGAGAAGCTGAAGAAGCGGGCGGCCGAGGCCGGCAGGCTGCGCGGCGCGCTGGCCGAGGCGCGGGCAGCCCTGGTATCGGGGCGCCGGGACGCCGGACGGCTGGCACGTGACCAGTACCAGGGCCGCACCGACTTCTCCATGTACCTGCGGCTGCTGCTGGCGGAGGACCCGGCCCGGGCCCTGGAACAGAGCCATGTCATCGAACGGGCCCAGGCCGGGCGGTCGGCCGTGGTCGACCGGCTGGCGGGGGCGGAGAGGCACGCCGAGGTGCTGGCCGCCAGGTCCCGGGCGGCGCAGGACCGGCAGCGGGAGCTCGCCGCACAGCGGAAGAAGCAGTACGACACCGTGCAGACCCGGCTGAAGGCCATCGAGGCGATGCTGGCCTCCCTGTCCGCCGAGCAGCTCGAGGCCCTGTCGGCGCTGGAGGAGAAGAAGATCGGCGAGGCCCAGGACGCGCTCACCGCCTCGGGGGCGCTCAGCTCGGTCCGCCCGCCGTCCGAGGAGGGCGGGGAGGCCGTCCGCTACGCCGTCGAGCAGCTCGGCAAGCCCTACGTGTGGGGCGCGGAGGGGCCGGAGACGTTCGACTGCTCCGGGCTCACCTCACAGGCCTGGTCGGCCGCGGGCCGGAACATCCCGCGTACGTCGCAGGAGCAGTGGCGCCGGCTGCCCAAGGTGCCGCTGGGGAAACTGCGCCCCGGCGACCTGGTGGTCTACTTCCCGAAGGCGACTCATGTCGCGCTGTACATCGGCGACGGCCTGGTCGTCCAGGCGCCGAGGCCCGGAGCCACGGTGAAGGTCTCGCCGCTGGCCTCCAACCCGCTGCTGGGGGCCGTCCGGCCGGACCCGGACGGCGAGCCGCTGAGCTCGTACACCCTGCCGGACCTCCCCGAGGACGCCACCTCGGGGCCGGACACCGGCTACGACGCGCCGGACGCGTGA
- a CDS encoding styrene monooxygenase/indole monooxygenase family protein, with protein sequence MRKILIVGAGQSGLQLALGLQSEGYEVTLMSNRTADEIRTGRVMSTQCMFDTALQHERDLQLNFWESQAPRIEGVGVSVAGPDSSRVIDWVGRLDGYAQSVDQRVKMAGWMETFAQRGGQLVIHGAAVSDLDYFSRTYDLVMVSAGKGELVSLFGRDASRSPYDTPQRALAVAYVHGLGPRPEHPDFDAVRCNLVPGVGELFVMPTLTTSGRADILFWEGVPGGPLDAFQSIKDPSEHLAKTLELMEKFTPWEYARATRVELTDANATLAGRYAPTVRKPVGRLPGGGLVLGVGDVVVANDPITGQGSNTASKCAHSYLHSILEHGDRPFDEEWMEATFERHWEKTQHVVKWTNAMLGPPPEHVLNLIGASGRLQPAADRFANGFDDPADFDDFFFEPEKTNAYLASLTGAQG encoded by the coding sequence ATGCGCAAGATACTCATAGTCGGAGCCGGCCAGTCCGGTCTCCAGCTGGCCCTCGGACTCCAGTCCGAAGGGTACGAAGTCACCCTGATGTCCAACCGCACGGCGGACGAGATCCGAACCGGCCGGGTCATGTCGACGCAGTGCATGTTCGACACGGCTCTCCAGCACGAGCGCGATCTCCAGCTCAACTTCTGGGAGTCCCAGGCCCCGCGGATCGAGGGTGTCGGCGTCTCCGTCGCCGGCCCGGACTCCTCCCGCGTCATCGACTGGGTGGGCAGGCTGGACGGTTACGCCCAGTCCGTCGACCAGCGCGTGAAGATGGCCGGCTGGATGGAGACCTTCGCCCAGCGCGGCGGTCAGCTCGTCATCCACGGTGCCGCGGTCTCCGACCTGGACTACTTCTCCCGCACGTACGACCTGGTGATGGTCTCTGCCGGCAAGGGCGAGCTGGTCTCCCTGTTCGGCCGGGACGCCTCCCGCTCGCCGTACGACACTCCGCAGCGCGCCCTCGCCGTCGCCTACGTCCACGGTCTGGGCCCGCGCCCGGAGCACCCGGACTTCGACGCCGTGCGGTGCAACCTGGTCCCGGGCGTCGGCGAACTCTTCGTCATGCCGACCCTGACGACGTCGGGCCGTGCCGACATCCTGTTCTGGGAGGGAGTCCCCGGCGGACCGCTGGACGCGTTCCAGAGCATCAAGGACCCCTCGGAGCACCTGGCCAAGACGCTGGAACTCATGGAGAAGTTCACCCCGTGGGAGTACGCGCGCGCCACCAGGGTCGAGCTCACGGACGCCAACGCGACGCTGGCGGGCCGTTACGCCCCGACCGTGCGCAAGCCCGTCGGCCGGCTGCCCGGCGGCGGCCTGGTCCTCGGTGTCGGCGACGTGGTCGTGGCCAACGACCCGATCACCGGCCAGGGTTCCAACACCGCGTCCAAGTGTGCGCACTCCTACCTGCACTCGATCCTCGAACACGGCGACCGCCCGTTCGACGAGGAGTGGATGGAGGCGACCTTCGAGCGGCACTGGGAGAAGACCCAGCACGTCGTGAAGTGGACGAACGCGATGCTCGGCCCGCCGCCGGAGCACGTCCTGAACCTGATCGGCGCGTCCGGCCGGCTCCAGCCCGCCGCCGACCGGTTCGCCAACGGGTTCGACGACCCGGCGGACTTCGACGACTTCTTCTTCGAGCCGGAGAAGACGAACGCCTACCTGGCCTCGCTCACCGGCGCCCAGGGCTGA
- a CDS encoding ATP/GTP-binding protein, translating to MDSVVSEAPLFTPRQRDPQDRPDEPVQSWQLDHTRAPTATKIVVAGGFGVGKTTFVTSVSEIDPLQTEALMTQASEEIDDLTATPDKVTTTVAMDFGRLTLNDDLVLYVFGAPGQQRFWFMWDDLVRGAIGAVVLADTRRLADCFAALDYFESCGLPYIVAVNRFEGTPGYDEEDVREALTIPPHVPVVIMDARKRITVVEALLAVVGHALDVSPE from the coding sequence ATGGACTCCGTCGTCTCTGAGGCGCCACTCTTCACTCCACGTCAGCGCGACCCGCAGGACAGGCCCGACGAGCCGGTGCAGTCGTGGCAGCTCGACCACACGCGCGCGCCGACAGCCACGAAGATCGTGGTGGCGGGCGGGTTCGGCGTGGGCAAGACGACCTTCGTCACCTCGGTCTCCGAGATAGACCCGCTGCAGACCGAAGCACTGATGACGCAGGCCAGCGAGGAGATCGACGACCTCACGGCCACCCCCGACAAGGTCACCACGACCGTCGCCATGGACTTCGGCCGGCTCACGCTGAACGACGACCTCGTCCTGTACGTCTTCGGGGCCCCCGGTCAGCAGCGCTTCTGGTTCATGTGGGACGACCTGGTGCGGGGTGCGATCGGTGCGGTCGTCCTGGCCGACACGCGGCGCCTCGCCGACTGCTTCGCCGCGCTCGACTACTTCGAGAGCTGCGGCCTGCCCTACATCGTCGCGGTCAACCGCTTCGAGGGAACACCCGGTTACGACGAGGAGGATGTCCGGGAGGCCCTGACCATACCTCCGCACGTGCCTGTCGTGATCATGGATGCGCGTAAGAGGATCACCGTCGTCGAGGCGTTGCTCGCCGTGGTGGGACACGCACTCGACGTCAGCCCCGAATGA
- a CDS encoding DUF742 domain-containing protein yields MTSAAEPVRKLPVRGAGRKVARVRPYSLTGGRTRFGHVLLVETFVAALEAPEERRELTNGNLASRVMPELHAIVELCRRMRTVAEISALLKMPLGVVRVLLSDLADQGKIRVYGTGHGTGQPDRALLERVLDGLRRL; encoded by the coding sequence GTGACGTCAGCTGCTGAACCCGTACGAAAACTCCCCGTCAGGGGTGCCGGCCGCAAGGTCGCGCGAGTCCGCCCGTACTCCCTCACCGGCGGTCGTACCCGCTTCGGCCACGTCCTGCTCGTCGAGACGTTCGTCGCCGCGCTGGAGGCACCCGAGGAGCGCCGGGAGCTCACCAACGGCAATCTCGCCTCGCGCGTCATGCCTGAGCTCCACGCCATCGTCGAACTCTGCCGCCGTATGCGTACGGTCGCGGAGATCTCCGCCTTGCTGAAGATGCCGCTCGGAGTCGTCCGGGTACTGCTCAGCGACTTGGCCGACCAGGGAAAGATCCGCGTCTACGGCACCGGTCACGGCACCGGCCAGCCCGACCGCGCGCTGCTCGAAAGGGTGCTCGATGGACTCCGTCGTCTCTGA
- a CDS encoding roadblock/LC7 domain-containing protein — MTAPSAFGLSTEARNLHWLLSNLVEEVPGVHSVTVVSSDGLMLLSSDPGLATAKAEGGQRGPRGSSADLATIVSGIGSLTIGAAKLMDGGGVKQTMVAMDEGSVFVMSISDGSLLGVHATPDCDMSVIAYHMALFVGRAGHVLTPELRSELRKSMESAQ; from the coding sequence TTGACTGCGCCCAGCGCGTTCGGGCTGAGCACCGAGGCCCGGAACCTTCACTGGTTGCTGAGCAATCTCGTGGAGGAGGTGCCAGGGGTCCACTCGGTCACCGTCGTCTCGTCCGACGGACTCATGCTGCTCTCCTCGGACCCCGGTCTCGCGACGGCCAAGGCGGAGGGAGGGCAGAGGGGCCCCAGGGGCTCCAGCGCCGACCTGGCCACCATCGTCTCCGGTATCGGGTCGCTCACGATCGGCGCCGCCAAGCTGATGGACGGCGGTGGCGTCAAGCAGACCATGGTCGCGATGGACGAGGGCAGTGTCTTCGTCATGTCGATCAGCGACGGTTCGCTGCTCGGTGTGCACGCCACCCCCGACTGCGACATGAGCGTCATCGCCTACCACATGGCGCTCTTCGTCGGTCGTGCCGGACACGTACTCACCCCCGAACTCCGCAGTGAGCTGCGCAAATCGATGGAGAGCGCCCAGTGA